Proteins encoded within one genomic window of Buchnera aphidicola (Myzocallis carpini):
- the leuC gene encoding 3-isopropylmalate dehydratase large subunit, whose product MEKTLYEKLYDSHIVYKNTNYTAILYVDLHLIHEVTSPQAFSALRLKNRNVRCPKKTFATMDHNVSTKTNNINLLSKMAHTQINTLLNNCNEFNIPIYDLNSNKQGIVHVMGPEQGMTLPGMLIVCGDSHTSTHGAFGALSFGIGTSEVEHVFATQTIKQKRFKTMKIEISGNINPGISAKDIILFVIKTVTVSGGTGYVIEFCGNVVSSLSMESRMTLCNMAIEMGAKSGIIAPDQITFDYLKNKNFAPKNHHWNAALKYWKTLKSDDNAIFNKTISINIDNLAPQVTWGTNPSQVISIHESIPFIESFQSSIEQETVKKSLLYMGLNPGTLIKNIKINKVFIGSCTNSRIEDLRVAAKIIKNKTVHHSVKAIVVPGSKLVKQQAEQEGLDKIFIKSGFEWRLPGCSMCLGMNDDQLSPGDRCASTSNRNFEHRQGRNGRTHLVSPATAAISAIFGKFQDARELL is encoded by the coding sequence ATGGAGAAAACATTATATGAAAAACTATATGATAGCCATATAGTTTATAAAAATACAAATTATACTGCTATTTTATATGTTGATTTACATTTAATACATGAAGTTACATCACCACAAGCCTTTAGTGCATTGCGTCTAAAAAATAGAAATGTTCGTTGTCCAAAAAAAACTTTTGCAACTATGGATCATAATGTTTCCACAAAAACAAATAATATTAATTTATTAAGTAAAATGGCTCATACTCAAATAAATACGTTATTAAATAATTGTAATGAATTTAATATTCCAATATATGATTTAAATAGTAACAAACAAGGTATTGTTCATGTTATGGGTCCTGAACAAGGGATGACACTTCCTGGAATGTTAATTGTTTGTGGTGATTCTCATACTTCAACACACGGTGCATTTGGTGCTTTATCATTTGGTATAGGAACATCAGAAGTTGAACATGTTTTTGCAACACAAACAATTAAACAAAAACGATTTAAAACTATGAAAATAGAAATTTCAGGAAATATCAATCCTGGAATTAGTGCTAAAGATATCATTTTATTTGTTATTAAAACTGTAACTGTATCGGGAGGCACTGGTTATGTTATAGAATTTTGTGGAAATGTAGTATCTTCTTTGAGTATGGAAAGTCGTATGACATTATGTAATATGGCAATTGAAATGGGAGCAAAATCGGGAATTATAGCTCCTGATCAAATTACTTTTGATTATTTAAAAAATAAAAATTTTGCTCCTAAAAATCATCATTGGAATGCTGCTCTTAAGTATTGGAAAACACTAAAATCAGACGATAATGCTATTTTTAATAAAACCATTTCTATTAATATTGATAATCTTGCACCACAAGTGACATGGGGGACGAATCCTAGTCAAGTAATTTCAATTCATGAATCAATTCCTTTTATTGAATCTTTTCAAAGTAGTATTGAACAGGAAACCGTAAAAAAATCACTATTATATATGGGATTAAATCCAGGAACTTTAATTAAAAATATTAAAATTAATAAAGTTTTTATTGGTTCTTGTACAAACTCTCGAATAGAAGATTTGAGAGTAGCAGCAAAGATTATAAAAAATAAAACTGTACATCATTCTGTAAAAGCTATTGTAGTTCCAGGTTCAAAATTAGTCAAACAACAAGCAGAACAAGAAGGATTAGATAAAATATTTATAAAATCTGGATTTGAATGGAGATTACCTGGATGTTCAATGTGTTTAGGGATGAATGATGATCAATTAAGTCCTGGGGATAGATGTGCATCCACAAGTAATCGTAATTTTGAACATCGTCAAGGGAGAAATGGAAGAACGCATTTAGTTAGTCCGGCTACTGCGGCTATATCAGCAATATTTGGTAAATTTCAAGACGCAAGAGAACTATTATAA
- the aspS gene encoding aspartate--tRNA ligase has product MRTKYCGDIHFSDLNKKVILCGWVVCKRNFGNFIFIDMRDYTGIIQIFCKNNNTSDFHNARKLKNEFCIQVTGIVAERAQKNKNKTIKTGELEIISEKIIILNSAIPLPLNIHNIDDDKIRFKYRYLDLRRSKMFKNLKIRNDIIDIIRIFMKKNNFLNIDTPILTKSTPEGAKDYLISSRIHKEKYYALPQSPQLFKQLLMISGIDRYYQIAKCFRDEDLRSDRQPEFTQIDVEAAFVDGNTIQKIIESMVMILWEKILHIQLKKFPVISFQDAINTYGSDKPDLRNPLKFISIPNNTIDYYHDNIKNIKTLALVIPNGTKLFNQNTINTCNHFIETSKNIDYMYICVENIKLKKYNFIPANKIIKIKNMIHIINLVNAKDQDIIYILSGKKDVIYKILTPLRMIFGKAVNIITKNSWKPVWIINFPLFKKNNTHSLSSTHHPFTAPKNTTIQELQSKPESIISSAYDLVINGNEIGGGSVRIHDKKTQETVFKILGILNSKNKNTLKFFINALQYGTPPHAGIALGLDRIAMLLTNSKNIKDVIAFPKTNSAQCLMTGSPTKITY; this is encoded by the coding sequence ATGCGTACAAAATATTGTGGAGATATTCATTTCTCAGATCTTAATAAAAAAGTTATTTTATGTGGTTGGGTCGTATGCAAAAGAAATTTTGGTAATTTTATTTTTATTGATATGAGAGATTACACAGGAATCATACAAATATTTTGTAAAAATAACAATACTTCTGATTTTCACAATGCAAGAAAATTAAAAAATGAATTTTGCATTCAAGTAACAGGAATTGTGGCAGAACGAGCACAAAAAAATAAAAATAAAACTATTAAAACTGGAGAATTAGAAATAATTTCTGAAAAAATTATAATTTTAAATTCTGCAATTCCTTTACCTCTGAACATTCACAATATTGATGATGATAAAATACGATTCAAATATCGTTATTTAGATTTACGAAGATCGAAAATGTTTAAAAATTTAAAAATTAGAAATGATATTATTGATATTATCAGAATATTTATGAAAAAAAATAATTTTTTAAATATTGATACTCCAATTTTAACAAAATCCACTCCAGAAGGAGCAAAAGATTACTTAATTTCTAGTAGAATACATAAAGAAAAATACTATGCATTACCACAATCACCACAATTATTTAAACAATTATTAATGATTTCTGGAATAGATAGATATTACCAAATTGCAAAATGTTTTAGAGACGAAGATTTAAGATCTGATCGACAACCAGAATTTACACAAATTGATGTAGAAGCCGCTTTTGTAGATGGAAATACCATTCAAAAGATTATAGAATCTATGGTCATGATATTATGGGAAAAAATACTGCATATTCAATTAAAAAAATTTCCAGTAATATCTTTTCAAGATGCTATAAACACATATGGATCGGATAAACCTGATCTTCGTAACCCATTAAAATTTATTTCTATACCGAATAATACCATAGATTATTATCATGATAATATAAAAAATATAAAAACATTAGCATTAGTAATTCCTAATGGTACGAAATTATTCAATCAAAATACAATAAATACTTGTAATCACTTTATTGAAACATCTAAAAATATTGATTATATGTATATTTGTGTTGAAAATATAAAATTAAAAAAATATAATTTTATTCCTGCCAATAAAATCATTAAAATCAAAAATATGATTCATATAATTAATCTTGTAAATGCAAAAGATCAAGATATTATATATATACTTTCTGGAAAAAAAGATGTTATTTATAAAATCTTAACACCATTAAGAATGATATTTGGAAAAGCAGTAAATATTATAACAAAAAATTCTTGGAAACCAGTTTGGATTATCAATTTTCCATTATTTAAAAAAAATAATACTCATTCTTTATCATCTACACATCATCCATTTACTGCACCTAAAAATACTACTATTCAAGAATTACAATCAAAGCCAGAATCTATTATTTCTAGTGCCTATGATTTAGTGATTAATGGAAATGAAATAGGAGGGGGTTCAGTGCGTATTCATGATAAAAAAACGCAAGAAACTGTATTTAAAATATTAGGTATATTGAATAGTAAAAATAAAAATACATTAAAATTCTTTATTAATGCATTACAATATGGAACACCACCACATGCAGGCATTGCATTAGGATTAGATAGAATTGCCATGCTATTAACAAATAGTAAAAATATTAAAGATGTTATTGCATTTCCAAAAACAAATTCTGCACAATGTCTTATGACAGGTTCTCCAACAAAAATAACATACTAA
- the zwf gene encoding glucose-6-phosphate dehydrogenase gives MNHKNMQSYNLVIFGAKGDLSCRKLIPALYQLEKKKLLHYDTRIIGVGRANWKKNDYIKQTIQSLNMFSTEKIQEKYWNTFKDRLYFCNLDVSNTNNFENLKNLLSQKLNKNIYYFAMPPHTFGNICKGLGSVQLNDLNNRIIVEKPIGTSLQSSQNIHNQLSTYFQEKQIFRIDHYLGKETILNLLNFRFSNPLFYNNWNCHTIEYIEIIIAEKVGIEGRWEYFDKVGQTKDMIQNHLLQILSLIAMSPPKKINVQSIKNEKIKVLQALRAIDANNIHENTIIGQYSSGMIDGKLVPGYIEENPLKQKSNTETFSEIKAYIDNDVWKNVPFYLRTGKRLFKKYSEIIIHFKCIPNNIFNCSISHQYHNKLKIRLQPHEGIEISFLNKIPDLNSKYILQEQKLDFSYRKSFKNIDIVDAYERLLLESMKNDPSLFVSKEEIEASWKWIDSIINAWKKNNIQPILYPAGTLGPKLSRNNN, from the coding sequence ATGAATCATAAAAATATGCAATCATATAATTTAGTTATTTTTGGTGCAAAAGGTGATTTATCTTGCAGAAAATTAATACCTGCGCTATATCAATTAGAAAAAAAAAAATTATTACATTATGATACACGTATTATTGGTGTTGGAAGAGCGAATTGGAAAAAAAATGATTATATTAAACAAACTATACAGTCATTGAATATGTTTAGTACTGAAAAAATCCAAGAAAAGTATTGGAATACATTTAAAGATCGTTTATATTTTTGTAATTTAGATGTATCTAATACCAATAATTTTGAAAATTTAAAAAATCTTTTATCTCAAAAATTAAATAAAAATATTTATTATTTTGCTATGCCTCCTCATACCTTTGGAAATATTTGTAAAGGACTTGGTAGTGTTCAACTGAATGACCTCAACAATAGAATTATTGTAGAAAAACCAATAGGAACATCTTTACAATCTTCTCAAAATATTCATAATCAGTTAAGTACTTATTTTCAAGAAAAACAAATATTTAGAATTGATCATTATTTGGGTAAAGAAACCATTTTAAATTTATTAAATTTTCGTTTTTCAAATCCATTATTTTATAATAATTGGAATTGTCATACTATTGAATACATTGAAATTATTATAGCTGAAAAAGTTGGCATTGAAGGAAGGTGGGAATATTTCGATAAAGTGGGGCAAACAAAAGACATGATACAAAACCATTTATTACAAATATTAAGTTTAATTGCTATGTCTCCACCAAAAAAAATAAATGTTCAAAGTATTAAAAATGAAAAAATTAAAGTATTGCAAGCACTACGTGCTATAGATGCTAATAATATTCATGAAAATACTATTATAGGGCAATATTCTTCTGGTATGATCGACGGAAAATTAGTACCTGGTTATATTGAAGAAAATCCATTGAAACAAAAAAGTAATACAGAAACATTTTCTGAAATTAAAGCATACATTGATAATGATGTGTGGAAAAATGTTCCATTTTATTTAAGAACCGGTAAAAGATTATTCAAAAAATATTCTGAAATTATTATACATTTTAAATGTATACCTAATAACATTTTCAACTGTAGTATAAGTCATCAATACCACAATAAGTTAAAAATACGATTACAACCTCATGAAGGAATAGAAATTAGTTTTTTAAATAAAATTCCAGATTTAAATTCTAAATATATATTACAAGAACAAAAACTAGATTTTTCATATCGAAAAAGTTTTAAAAATATAGATATTGTAGATGCATACGAAAGATTATTATTAGAAAGTATGAAAAATGATCCATCATTATTTGTTTCAAAAGAAGAAATTGAAGCATCTTGGAAATGGATCGATAGTATTATAAATGCATGGAAAAAAAATAATATTCAACCAATTTTGTATCCTGCGGGAACATTAGGACCTAAATTAAGTCGTAATAATAATTAA
- the znuC gene encoding zinc ABC transporter ATP-binding protein ZnuC, with translation MKTLIKVKNVFIKICNRSILSNISLSLTSNRIITLIGPNGAGKSTLVRTILGLITPDQGLVIRSPNLRVGYVPQKLNFNTSLPISVNQFMQLFQTVNEYKIQKSLKRVNAEHLQNVQLKKLSGGEIQKILLAQALLNSPQLLVLDEPTQGIDIVGQMIFYKLIHQLKKELFCSIFMVSHDLNIVMARTDEVICLNKRICCSGTPENVTKSYEFISMFGNNILQELALYRHHHTL, from the coding sequence ATGAAAACACTCATTAAAGTTAAAAATGTTTTTATTAAAATATGTAATCGTAGTATATTATCTAATATTTCATTGTCTTTAACATCAAATCGTATTATTACTTTAATTGGACCTAATGGAGCAGGAAAATCTACTTTAGTACGTACAATTTTAGGATTGATAACTCCAGATCAAGGTCTTGTAATACGTTCTCCCAATTTAAGAGTTGGATATGTTCCTCAAAAATTAAATTTTAATACTTCATTACCTATATCAGTAAATCAATTTATGCAATTATTTCAAACAGTTAATGAATATAAAATTCAAAAATCTTTAAAAAGAGTTAATGCAGAACATTTACAAAATGTACAATTAAAAAAATTATCTGGAGGAGAAATACAAAAAATATTATTAGCACAAGCATTACTAAACTCCCCGCAGTTATTAGTATTAGATGAACCTACACAGGGAATAGATATCGTTGGGCAAATGATTTTTTATAAATTAATACATCAATTAAAAAAAGAATTATTTTGTTCTATTTTTATGGTATCTCATGATTTAAATATAGTTATGGCACGTACAGATGAAGTGATTTGTTTAAATAAACGTATCTGTTGCTCTGGTACTCCAGAAAATGTTACTAAAAGTTATGAATTTATTTCTATGTTTGGAAATAATATATTACAGGAATTAGCATTATATCGTCATCACCATACATTATAA
- a CDS encoding metal ABC transporter permease — protein sequence MCKNFFLSWIVGILLSFSCGFLGSFIVWRRMSSFGNTLSHTSLLGIALSLLLHINIFYTVLFVVVILSILITCIENFSSLPLDTILGVITYSSLSLGMMILNVIDKNKNNDLTKYLFGDLLLLKNSDISIILIISIIIAVIIFFIWRSLISSIISIELSQIHGINIFKIRLIFMITTAILIGVSTKIVGALLITALLIIPPATVQKFSYSPIKIVILSIVMNILSITLGILFSMTCMVPVSPIIILIESICFFISLLI from the coding sequence ATGTGTAAAAATTTTTTTTTGAGTTGGATAGTTGGTATTTTATTATCTTTTTCTTGTGGATTCTTAGGATCATTTATTGTTTGGCGTCGTATGTCTTCTTTTGGAAATACATTGTCACACACTTCTTTACTAGGCATTGCACTTTCATTATTATTACACATTAATATATTTTATACAGTATTATTTGTAGTTGTAATTCTCAGTATTTTAATTACTTGTATAGAAAATTTTTCTAGTTTACCATTAGATACAATTTTAGGAGTGATTACGTACAGTTCTTTATCACTTGGAATGATGATTTTAAATGTGATTGATAAAAATAAAAACAATGATTTAACAAAATATTTATTTGGAGATTTATTATTATTAAAAAATTCTGATATTAGTATTATATTAATAATTAGTATTATAATTGCTGTAATAATATTTTTTATTTGGAGATCTTTAATATCTAGTATTATTAGTATAGAATTATCTCAAATTCATGGTATTAATATTTTTAAAATACGATTAATTTTCATGATTACAACTGCAATATTAATTGGAGTATCTACAAAAATTGTTGGTGCTTTACTAATTACTGCATTATTAATAATTCCTCCAGCAACTGTACAAAAATTTTCTTATTCTCCTATTAAGATAGTTATTTTATCTATTGTAATGAATATATTATCGATTACTCTTGGAATATTGTTTTCCATGACTTGTATGGTACCAGTCAGTCCTATAATTATATTAATAGAATCCATTTGTTTTTTTATTAGTTTATTGATTTAA
- the infA gene encoding translation initiation factor IF-1 — protein sequence MIKEKNIEMQGSIINTLPNTMFKVQLENGHIITAHISGKMRKNYIRILTGDKVTVELTPYDLTKGRIIFRSR from the coding sequence ATGATAAAAGAAAAGAATATCGAAATGCAAGGAAGTATTATCAATACATTACCTAATACAATGTTTAAAGTGCAACTTGAAAATGGACATATCATAACAGCACATATATCAGGAAAAATGAGAAAAAACTATATTCGTATTTTAACTGGTGATAAAGTAACAGTAGAATTAACACCATATGATTTAACTAAGGGACGTATTATTTTTAGAAGTAGATAA
- the tsaB gene encoding tRNA (adenosine(37)-N6)-threonylcarbamoyltransferase complex dimerization subunit type 1 TsaB, which translates to MYKKILSIDTSCNHISIAILYNHHFDEEIAICNNNHEKKILKILHIILKRNKIRIKNFEIIAFSNGPGNFTSIRLAAGITQGLSIPYNTPIIGISTLKVLAEQAWRIKKIKKVIVCFATNNNNFYYWAKYKKNSMNMWVGKNTESMIHINKIYQKINYLTELWYIIGLNMDIFKKIKNNFLKFIDITIPYARDLISLTLMSKNIKNHKLQKIHVNYLNTPKYRKSIN; encoded by the coding sequence ATGTACAAAAAAATTTTATCTATTGATACTTCTTGTAATCACATTTCAATTGCAATATTATATAATCACCATTTTGATGAAGAAATTGCAATTTGTAACAATAATCATGAAAAAAAAATTTTAAAAATCTTACATATTATTTTAAAAAGAAATAAGATTAGAATAAAAAACTTTGAAATTATTGCATTTTCTAATGGTCCAGGAAATTTTACTAGTATACGATTAGCAGCAGGCATTACACAAGGTTTATCGATTCCATATAATACTCCAATTATAGGAATTTCTACACTCAAAGTATTAGCAGAACAAGCATGGAGAATTAAGAAAATTAAAAAAGTTATTGTTTGTTTTGCAACAAATAATAATAATTTTTATTATTGGGCAAAATATAAAAAAAATTCTATGAACATGTGGGTGGGTAAAAATACAGAATCTATGATACATATTAACAAAATATATCAAAAAATTAATTATTTAACAGAATTATGGTATATTATTGGATTAAATATGGATATTTTTAAAAAAATAAAAAACAATTTTTTAAAATTTATAGATATTACTATACCATATGCTCGAGATTTAATTTCATTAACTTTAATGTCTAAAAATATCAAAAATCACAAATTACAAAAAATCCATGTTAATTATTTAAATACTCCTAAATATCGTAAAAGTATAAATTAA
- the pyk gene encoding pyruvate kinase, protein MKERIRRTKIVITLGPSTDKGDNLEKVILSGANVLRLNFSHGKQEEHESRAYHAYRIIKKIGYHVAILGDLQGPKIRIASFKKNHVFLLPGNIFILDLELDNHAGNEMAVGINYKKVIYDINVGDTLLLDDGKIQLKVVKVYNKQIITQVIIGGHLSDNKGINKLGGGLSADSLTDKDKSDIVIASNIGVDYLAVSFPRYPEDLIMTRKLARASGSLAKIIAKIERAEVVEDINVMKSIILAADIVMVARGDLGIEIGDSELIGVQKQLIKYSRQLNRVVITATQMMESMINNPYPTRAEVMDVANAVLDGTDAVMLSAETATGKYPFETVRKMSDICKGAEKVPSINVSKHRLDVQFDNIEESVTMSAMYTANHLKDATAIITITESGHSALLTSRITSGLPIFALSKHQNVLSLVALYRGVIPVYFNSQNKGLQVAREAILLLLKQHLVVVGDTVIITQGDIMGQPGQTNVHRVLKI, encoded by the coding sequence ATCAAGGAGAGAATACGAAGAACAAAAATAGTGATTACTTTAGGTCCTTCAACAGATAAAGGTGATAATCTTGAAAAAGTTATTTTATCTGGTGCAAATGTGCTACGTTTAAATTTTTCTCATGGAAAACAAGAAGAACATGAAAGTAGAGCATATCATGCATATAGAATAATTAAAAAAATAGGTTATCATGTAGCTATTTTAGGAGATTTACAAGGACCAAAAATTCGTATTGCAAGTTTTAAAAAAAATCATGTTTTTCTTCTTCCAGGAAATATATTTATACTAGATTTAGAATTAGATAATCATGCAGGAAATGAAATGGCAGTTGGCATTAATTATAAAAAGGTAATATATGATATTAATGTTGGAGACACTTTATTATTAGATGATGGGAAAATACAATTAAAAGTTGTTAAAGTATATAATAAACAAATTATTACCCAAGTGATTATCGGAGGACATTTATCAGACAATAAAGGAATTAATAAATTAGGAGGCGGGCTATCTGCAGACTCACTAACTGATAAAGATAAAAGTGATATTGTTATTGCATCAAATATTGGTGTTGATTATTTAGCAGTTTCATTTCCAAGGTATCCTGAAGATTTAATTATGACAAGAAAGTTAGCGAGAGCATCAGGAAGTTTAGCAAAAATTATTGCAAAAATTGAAAGAGCAGAAGTCGTAGAAGATATTAATGTTATGAAAAGTATTATATTAGCTGCAGATATTGTTATGGTTGCAAGGGGAGATTTAGGCATAGAAATTGGAGATTCTGAATTAATTGGTGTACAAAAACAACTGATTAAATATTCTAGACAATTAAATCGTGTTGTTATTACAGCAACACAAATGATGGAATCTATGATTAATAATCCCTATCCAACTCGAGCAGAGGTGATGGATGTTGCTAATGCTGTTCTGGATGGAACTGATGCAGTCATGTTATCTGCTGAAACAGCAACTGGGAAATATCCTTTTGAAACAGTACGAAAAATGTCAGATATATGTAAAGGAGCAGAAAAAGTACCAAGTATTAATGTATCTAAACACAGATTAGATGTACAATTTGATAATATAGAAGAATCAGTAACAATGTCTGCTATGTATACTGCTAATCACTTAAAAGATGCTACTGCAATTATCACAATTACAGAATCTGGACATAGTGCATTATTAACATCTCGAATCACTTCTGGTTTACCAATTTTTGCTTTGTCCAAACATCAAAATGTATTAAGTTTAGTAGCTTTATATAGAGGTGTTATACCTGTATATTTTAATAGTCAAAATAAGGGATTGCAAGTAGCCCGAGAAGCTATTTTATTACTTTTAAAACAACATTTAGTAGTTGTAGGAGATACTGTAATTATTACTCAAGGAGATATTATGGGACAACCAGGGCAAACAAATGTTCATAGAGTATTAAAAATATAA
- the htpX gene encoding protease HtpX — MVRVILFLLTNLSVMFIFGTVLFLTGIKSNSIKSLMILSGIVGFSGSITSVLLSKWSALKSVRAKIINSPSNLKEAWIVEAVRYQCSLIGIKMPDIAIYETNEVNAFASGYSKNNAVLALSSGLLKKMNRENIQAVIAHELSHIVNGDMVTLALLQGVINTFVFFISSLISRSVMHLLYNYRRSNYVRYYGFFVNYVISMILQAFFGLIASIIVMAFSRYREFRADADGAKIVGSKRMINLLIRFKELTDPEPMQAMATYCIHGETKSVYNLFSSHPPIKDRINALKKNAL, encoded by the coding sequence ATGGTACGCGTTATTTTATTTTTATTAACTAATTTATCTGTAATGTTTATATTTGGTACAGTATTGTTTTTAACAGGTATAAAGTCTAACAGTATAAAATCTTTAATGATTTTATCAGGTATTGTAGGATTTAGTGGCTCGATTACTTCAGTATTATTATCAAAATGGTCAGCTTTAAAATCTGTTCGTGCAAAAATTATTAATTCTCCTAGTAATTTAAAAGAAGCTTGGATTGTAGAAGCAGTAAGATATCAATGTAGTTTAATAGGTATTAAAATGCCAGACATTGCTATCTACGAAACTAATGAAGTAAATGCTTTTGCTAGTGGATATAGTAAAAATAATGCAGTTCTTGCGCTATCTAGTGGATTATTAAAAAAAATGAATCGAGAAAATATTCAAGCAGTTATTGCGCATGAATTAAGTCATATTGTTAATGGTGATATGGTTACTTTAGCTTTACTACAAGGTGTAATTAATACATTTGTATTTTTTATCTCAAGTTTAATTTCTCGATCTGTTATGCATTTATTGTATAATTATAGAAGATCTAATTATGTTAGATACTATGGATTTTTTGTAAATTATGTGATATCTATGATTTTACAAGCTTTCTTCGGATTAATAGCAAGTATTATTGTTATGGCATTTTCTAGATATAGAGAATTTCGTGCTGATGCTGATGGTGCTAAAATTGTGGGATCAAAAAGAATGATTAATTTATTAATACGTTTTAAAGAACTAACCGATCCGGAACCAATGCAAGCAATGGCAACATATTGTATTCATGGAGAAACAAAAAGTGTATACAATTTGTTTTCATCACATCCACCTATTAAAGATAGAATTAACGCATTAAAAAAAAATGCATTATAG
- the leuD gene encoding 3-isopropylmalate dehydratase small subunit encodes MEYKVKKFISHTGIIAPLNFSNVDTDAIIPKQFLQKIERTGFANDLFYNWRFLEGNIECPNKNFVLNNPTYQKSSILLSRENFGCGSSREHAVWALLDYGFRAIIAASFSDIFYSNSFNNNLLLIILSIDNINNIFEIIKKKPGILATINLYYNYITIENHKYSFQIDDFYRSCLLNGVDNIDITLQYKKHITQYEKKIPNFLNK; translated from the coding sequence ATGGAGTACAAAGTGAAAAAATTTATTAGTCATACAGGTATTATTGCTCCATTAAATTTTTCAAATGTCGATACAGATGCTATTATACCAAAACAATTTTTACAAAAAATTGAAAGAACTGGTTTTGCAAATGATTTATTTTATAATTGGAGATTTTTAGAAGGTAATATAGAGTGTCCAAATAAAAATTTTGTATTAAATAATCCGACTTATCAAAAGTCCAGTATATTATTATCTAGAGAGAATTTTGGTTGTGGTTCTTCTAGAGAACATGCTGTTTGGGCTTTATTGGATTATGGTTTTAGAGCTATCATTGCTGCAAGTTTTTCGGATATTTTTTATAGTAATAGTTTTAATAATAATCTTTTATTAATTATATTATCTATTGATAATATAAATAATATATTTGAAATAATTAAAAAAAAACCTGGTATTCTTGCTACAATAAATTTATATTACAACTATATAACTATTGAAAATCACAAATATTCTTTTCAGATTGATGATTTTTATCGTTCTTGTTTATTAAATGGTGTAGACAATATTGATATCACCTTGCAATATAAGAAACATATTACTCAATATGAAAAAAAAATACCGAATTTTTTAAATAAGTAG